A part of Pseudobdellovibrionaceae bacterium genomic DNA contains:
- a CDS encoding cytochrome c: MTKNKDALYNKWGLRTFLFSYTASLLFMAYYSFIYEGIDLKEVKTEAVAAGAVKKTTTSQDLTDKEKANFWVNSPSWAAKGKAIFQINCVSCHGPEGKGDGPAAGALNPPPRDVVKGKWTKGGRSDQLFKTISNGIAGTSMAAFGHLSKEDRWALVHFIRSITTNKVKEDIQKLKQKVSAPK, from the coding sequence ATGACTAAAAATAAAGACGCACTTTATAACAAATGGGGATTAAGAACTTTTCTATTTTCTTATACCGCGTCCTTACTTTTTATGGCGTACTATAGCTTTATTTATGAAGGCATTGATTTAAAAGAAGTAAAAACAGAAGCGGTTGCTGCAGGGGCGGTAAAAAAGACAACCACAAGCCAAGACTTAACCGACAAAGAAAAAGCGAATTTTTGGGTTAACAGTCCTTCGTGGGCGGCTAAAGGTAAAGCCATTTTTCAAATTAATTGCGTTAGCTGTCATGGCCCCGAAGGAAAAGGGGACGGGCCAGCCGCGGGAGCTTTAAACCCTCCTCCTAGAGATGTAGTAAAAGGAAAATGGACCAAAGGGGGTCGGTCCGATCAACTTTTTAAAACCATTAGCAATGGGATTGCAGGAACTTCTATGGCGGCTTTTGGACATTTATCTAAAGAAGACCGCTGGGCATTGGTACATTTTATTAGGTCTATAACCACAAACAAAGTTAAAGAAGACATTCAAAAATTAAAACAAAAGGTTAGCGCACCTAAGTAA
- a CDS encoding BolA family transcriptional regulator, with protein MDTKKLINLIESAIAESKVQLTNFPGGGAHNHLGVMVISDSFENKPLLEQHQMVMDSLKEELKERLHAVKIKTITKKQFDALYA; from the coding sequence ATGGATACAAAAAAATTAATAAATTTAATAGAAAGTGCTATTGCTGAATCTAAAGTCCAGTTAACTAATTTTCCTGGAGGAGGGGCCCATAATCACTTGGGAGTGATGGTAATTAGTGATAGCTTTGAAAACAAGCCCTTGTTAGAGCAGCACCAAATGGTGATGGACTCTTTAAAAGAGGAGTTAAAAGAGCGATTACACGCAGTGAAAATTAAAACTATTACTAAAAAGCAATTTGATGCTTTGTACGCGTAG
- the grxD gene encoding Grx4 family monothiol glutaredoxin yields MEKNIRNLVEENQTFLFMKGDKTKPLCGFSAQVVSALNAINVPFESFNILTDGQMRQAVKEYSNWPTYPQLYHKGKFIGGCDIVMEMQESGDLASALKTAE; encoded by the coding sequence ATGGAAAAAAATATTCGCAATTTAGTAGAAGAAAACCAAACATTTTTATTTATGAAGGGAGACAAAACCAAGCCCTTATGTGGTTTTTCTGCCCAAGTGGTTAGCGCTTTAAACGCTATTAATGTTCCCTTTGAAAGTTTTAATATTTTAACCGATGGGCAAATGCGCCAAGCAGTAAAAGAATATTCTAACTGGCCCACTTACCCCCAGCTTTACCATAAGGGTAAATTTATTGGTGGGTGCGATATTGTGATGGAAATGCAAGAATCTGGCGATTTGGCCTCGGCACTAAAAACAGCAGAATAA